The Xenopus tropicalis strain Nigerian chromosome 7, UCB_Xtro_10.0, whole genome shotgun sequence genome includes a region encoding these proteins:
- the LOC116412346 gene encoding olfactory receptor 1019-like, protein ICDPLHYIARMSRKHCAGLITAAFTGGFGGAVNFIVLIPKLSYCASHLINHFFCDITPLLKLSCSSTFSVELSIYIEGILFTFSSFLLTLTSYIFIISAILKIQSSEGRQKAFSTCASHLACVITLYGTVICLYMRPTTSYSTKRDKYFSLLYIVLGPVKFGIDLGTPDLVEQLGN, encoded by the exons atctgtgatccccttcattacattgcccgaatgagcaggaaacactgtgctgggcttataactgcagcattcactggtggATTTGGTGGAGCAGTCAACTTTATTGTACTTatacctaaactatcatattgtgcttcccatcttattaatcattttttctgtgatatcacaccattgctaaaactttcctgcagcagcacttttagtgtggaactttccaTTTATATTGAAGGGATATTATTTACATtcagttccttcctccttactctgacctcatacatatttatcatctctgctatcctgaaaatacaatcctcagaggggagacaaaaagccttttctacctgtgcttctcacctggcctgtgtgataaccctttatgggacagttatttgcctgtatatgagacccaccacaagttattctacaaaaagagacaagtatttctcactgctgtacattgtcctgggccct GTCAAGTTTGGTATAGACTTGGGCACCCCTGACCTGGTCGAACAACTCGgaaattag
- the ch25h gene encoding cholesterol 25-hydroxylase: protein MNHTQGTSAMLPGAPQPGSLLLQPMWDFILSKEQWIRSPFYPVLFSFTVYVAFCIPYLILDCLAPGVAVLKRCQIQPRTNATLAMMAHCLAYTVYSHLVFIFPATVAYWYWRPVQLPQAAPQLHRLLLDIISCLLLFDFQSFLWHLVHHKVPWLYKNFHKMHHKYTSTFALATQYSGAWETLSLGIFAGVVPMALGCHPMTEMAFFIINIYLSVEDHSGYDLPWSSHKLVPFGLCGGPGHHDLHHQKFNYNYAPYFTHWDKLFNTLAKQPSK from the coding sequence ATGAACCATACACAGGGCACAAGTGCCATGCTCCCCGGTGCCCCCCAGCCGGGCTCCCTCCTGCTGCAGCCCATGTGGGACTTTATCCTCAGCAAGGAGCAGTGGATTCGCTCTCCCTTCTACCCGGTGCTCTTCTCCTTCACTGTCTATGTGGCTTTCTGCATCCCTTATCTCATTCTGGACTGCCTGGCACCCGGGGTAGCGGTGCTGAAGCGCTGCCAGATCCAGCCGCGCACTAACGCCACACTGGCTATGATGGCACACTGCCTGGCGTATACAGTCTATAGCCACCTGGTGTTCATCTTCCCGGCCACAGTGGCCTACTGGTACTGGAGACCGGTGCAGTTGCCCCAGGCGGCCCCTCAGCTCCACCGCCTCCTATTGGACATTATCTCCTGCCTGCTGCTCTTTGACTTCCAGAGCTTCCTCTGGCACCTGGTGCACCACAAGGTCCCCTGGCTGTACAAGAACTTCCACAAGATGCACCACAAATACACCTCCACCTTTGCGCTGGCCACCCAGTACTCGGGCGCCTGGGAGACGCTCTCCCTTGGCATCTTCGCCGGGGTGGTCCCTATGGCGCTGGGGTGCCATCCAATGACGGAGATGGCTTTCTTCATCATCAACATCTACCTGTCAGTAGAGGATCACTCGGGCTACGACCTGCCCTGGTCGTCCCACAAGCTGGTACCATTTGGACTGTGCGGGGGGCCCGGGCACCACGATCTCCATCACCAGAAGTTCAACTACAACTATGCCCCCTACTTTACCCACTGGGATAAGCTCTTCAACACGCTTGCCAAGCAGCCGAGCAAGTAA